The following proteins are co-located in the Microplitis demolitor isolate Queensland-Clemson2020A chromosome 5, iyMicDemo2.1a, whole genome shotgun sequence genome:
- the LOC103575249 gene encoding peptidyl-prolyl cis-trans isomerase NIMA-interacting 4 encodes MPPKKTSGSKSGKSTKNSDESDKGKSEKKGGTSIKVRHILCEKQSKIIEALEKLKAGQKFNEIAATYSEDKARSGGDLGWMTRGSMVGPFQDAAFALPVSTLANPVYTDPPVKTKFGYHIIMIEGKK; translated from the exons atgccaCCAAAAAAAACAAGTGGATCAAAATCAGGAAAGTCAACAAAAAATAGTGATGAAAGTGATAAaggaaaaagtgaaaaaaaaggaGGCACCTCTATAAag gTTAGACACATTTTGTGTGAAAagcaatcaaaaattatcgaagctttggaaaaattaaaagctggacaaaaatttaatgaaatagcCGCTACGTACAGTGAAGATAAAGCTCGTTCAGGA ggaGATCTTGGATGGATGACTAGAGGATCGATGGTTGGCCCATTTCAAGATGCAGCTTTTGCTTTACCTGTATCTACTCTAGCCAATCCAGTATACACCGATCCTCcagttaaaacaaaatttggctaccatataataatgatagagggaaaaaaataa
- the LOC103575251 gene encoding proteasome subunit beta type-7, which translates to MSSVLVPEIPAPGFSFDLCKRNELLAKKGYAAPKAQKTGTTIVGIIYKDGVILGADTRATSGTIVADKNCSKIHFLSQNIYCCGAGTAADTEKTTEMIASQLELHRLNTGRVPRVVTANRMLKQHLFRHQGHIGAALVLGGVDIDGPHLYAIFPHGSSENYMFTTMGSGSLAAMAVFESRWRPGLTEEEGKELVADAIRAGVFNDLGSGSNVDICVIRNNEVRGGVFDSRSVDYIRPYDIANEKGKRQGSYRYKRGTTAVLDKSVRPIVIEHEAIRKIELESMDTSS; encoded by the exons aTGTCATCAGTACTAGTTCCGGAAATTCCTGCTCCAGGATTTTCTTTTGATTTATGTAAAAg AAATGAATTATTGGCTAAAAAAGGATATGCGGCACCAAAAGCTCAAAAAACCGGTACTACAATCGTCgggataatttataaagacGGTGTAATTCTTGGTGCTGATACTCGTGCTACTTCTGGTACAATAGTAGCTGATAAAAACTGTTCGAAAATTCACTTTCTGtctcaaaatattta ctGTTGCGGAGCTGGTACAGCAGCAGATACTGAAAAAACAACAGAAATGATAGCAAGTCAGTTAGAATTACATCGTCTAAATACAGGACGTGTACCACGAGTTGTAACAGCTAATAGAATGCTAAAACAGCATTTATTTCGTCATCAAGGACACATTGGTGCTGCTCTAGTACTTGGAGGTGTTGACATTGATGGTCCACATTTGTATGCTATTTTTCCTCATGGTTCTAGTGAAAATTACATGTTTACTACTATGGGATCTGGTTCTTTAGCTGCAATGGCTGTATTTGAAAGCCGATGGAGACCTGGATTAACT gAAGAAGAAGGAAAAGAATTAGTAGCAGACGCAATTCGTGCTGGAGTCTTCAATGATTTGGGATCAGGTTCCAATGTTGATATTTGTGTGATACGCAATAACGAAGTACGTGGTGGAGTATTTGATTCTCGTAGCGTTGATTATATTCGTCCGTATGATATTGCTAATGAAAAAGGTAAACGTCAAGGTTCTTATCGTTATAAACGTGGTACAACAGCTGTTCTTGATAAATCAGTGCGCCCAATTGTCATTGAACATGAAGCTATACGTAAAATTGAGTTGGAATCAATGGATACAtcatcttaa
- the LOC103575252 gene encoding villin-like protein quail yields the protein MMMSLSKRDDHQSFSEDSGSDAFRNVTKNMTAFFVWKIQGLQAISVPRNKIGYFLSDSAYIIYAVSSKDSELPYPGIPLKEIKTTNVIRTIHFWIGNKCDSSISGAAALRTAELDAQINATLLFRESEGRESSRFLGYFRHGLTIEYGHFDNSPVKLHRVSGLSIPIINQLESITWSSFSSTDVMIIDTQSLGVLFIWVGSASTALHRRHAIDIIESRKNNNNNKIIIVDDGYEQTLPDDDRRLFNSILDLKIRSVIPYHQDKHYYIFSPVKLYKCSQQSGKYKVVELKSGPIFRNDLTSSAVFIIDQGEAGVWAWIGNDVDAREKLEAIRNVRGFIKKKGYSCCVPVARALENYEPKEIKKIFRPWETTQIRPLILQTSFDQDYMNERPKLSAECQLVDDGTGKKIIWRVSKNDMVKIYENSKSWGFFYAGACYVMRYIYGNRRKEKSIIYCWEGAHSLSDDRDAALDFACKLADETSGQLIKASQGREPAHLLQIYDGKLCILAGNHQETPPKKYLLRVFGSISYTSKAIERPLRASSLDSTGVFILFSDSPIVWCGGKSTGDLREASRRLVPISTPLISEGKENDEFWIQLGGKGKYGTEMSQVPEQTDKYMYHCNVINKKFVGKEIIGFSQSTLIPEAIWLLDSETMIWVWVGNLCEKNNFKKYLQDAEIFLYTHPASRDRNTPISIIRQGQEPPTFTGLFDNWNHNYLRDYRSFDEYRLSLQNLQGLQNIQNNYHNSYSINYYSGNNNNNNDNNPSSNFDAYIKYPLKILKSEPDNLPNGIDFFKKEMHLTYDDFVSVFKMNPVEFNKLPAWRQQRLKQAAGLF from the exons atgatGATGAGTTTAAGTAAACGA GATGATCATCAAAGTTTCTCTGAAGACTCTGGAAGTGATGCATTTCGCaatgtaacaaaaaatatgacagCCTTTTTTGTCTGGAAAATTCaa ggCTTACAAGCAATATCTGTACCACGAAATAAAAtaggatattttttatctgattCAGCGTATATCATTTATGCTGTTTCGTCAAAAGACAGTGAACTTCCTTATCCTGGAATTcca cttaaagaaataaaaacaacaaatgTAATACGTACGATACATTTTTGGATTGGAAATAAATGTGATTCAAGCATATCTGGAGCAGCAGCCCTTCGAACTGCTGAATTAGACGCACAAATAAATGCAACACTTTTATTTCGTGAGTCCGAAGGCCGTGAGAGTTCACGATTCCTTGGATATTTTCGTCACGGACTTACAATAGAGTATGGACATTTTGATAATTCACCTGTAAAATTACATCGTGTTAGTGGATTATCAATACCTATAATAAATCAACTGGAATCAATAACATGGTCAAGTTTTTCATCGACCGATGTTATGATTATAGACACTCAATCACTtggagtattatttatttgggtTGGTTCAGCATCTACAGCACTACATCGTCGTCACGCAATAGATATTATAGAAtcacgtaaaaataataataataataaaataataattgttgatgATGGTTATGAACAAACGTTACCTGATGATGATAGACGattatttaatagtatattggatttaaaaatacgtTCTGTTATTCCTTATCATCAGGataaacattattatatattttctcctGTAAAACTTTACAAATGCAGTCAACAGTCGGGTAAATATAaagttgttgaattaaaatcagGACCAATTTTCCGCAATGATTTGACATCTTCAGcggtatttataattgatcAAGGTGAAGCTGGTGTTTGGGCATGGATAGGAAATGATGTTGATGCTAGAGAAAAATTAGAAGCTATAAGGAATGTAAGaggttttattaaaaaaaaaggttataGTTGTTGTGTACCTGTTGCACGTGCTCTAGAAAATTATGAAcccaaagaaataaaaaaaatttttcgtcctTGGGAAACTACACAAATTCGTCCGCTTATTCTACAAACGTCTTTTGATCAAGATTATATGAATGAAAGACCTAAATTATCAGCTGAATGTCAGCTTGTTGATGATGgtactggaaaaaaaataatctggcgtgttagtaaaaatgatatggtcaaaatttatgaaaattcaaaatcttggGGATTTTTTTACGCTGGTGCTTGTTATGTAATGAGATATATTTATGGTAATAGACgtaaagaaaaatcaatt atttattgtTGGGAAGGAGCACACTCATTAAGTGATGATAGAGATGCTGCATTAGATTTTGCATGTAAATTAGCTGATGAGACATCCGGACAACTGATAAAAGCATCACAAGGACGAGAACCTGCgcatttattacaaatttacgACGGAAAATTATGTATTCTTGCTGGCAATCACCAAGAAActc cgccaaaaaaatatctattacgAGTATTTGGATCAATATCTTATACATCAAAAGCCATAGAGCGCCCGTTAAGAGCAAGTTCATTAGATTCCActggtgtttttattttattttctgattcaCCAATTGTTTGGTGTGGTGGAAAAAGTACTGGTGACTTACGCGAAGCATCACGACGGCTTGTACCAATATCAACACCCTTAATTTCCGAGGGTAAAGAAAATGATGAATTTTGGATTCAATTAggag GCAAAGGAAAGTATGGAACAGAAATGTCACAAGTACCAGAACAAACAGATAAATACATGTATCACTGTAAtgttatcaacaaaaaatttgtcggTAAAGAGATAATAGGTTTTTCACAATCCACTCTCATACCCGAAGCTATATGGCTTTTAGATTCAGAAACAATGATTTGGGTATGGGTTGGCAATctctgtgaaaaaaataattttaaaaaatatcttcaagacgcagaaatatttttatatactcatCCTGCTAGTCGTGATCGTAATACTCCAATATCAATAATACGACAGGGTCAAGAACCACCAACTTTTACTGGATTATTTGATAATTGGAATCATAATTACTTACGTGATTATCGTTCATTTGATGAGTATCGTTTATCGTTACAGAATTTACAAGGACTACAAAATATTCAGAATAATTATCACAACAGCtattcaatcaattattattctggtaataataataataataatgataataatccatcatcaaattttgatgcttatattaaatatccattaaaaatattaaaaagtgaaCCAGATAATTTGCCAAATggcatcgatttttttaaaaaagaaatgcaTTTAACTTATGACGATTTTGTATctgtttttaaaatgaatccTGTAGAGTTTAATAAATTGCCAGCATGGAGACAACAACGGCTTAAACAAGCGgctggtttattttaa
- the LOC103575253 gene encoding elongation factor Ts, mitochondrial isoform X1, with protein sequence MFQMNSSRLCRYLTTGSSLWQSSSKSLLEKLRKKTGYTFVNCKKALELHDNDLGKAELWLKQQAQALGWSKAEKLKGRSTSQGLVAVMVNKNHGALVEINCETDFVARNKTFHGLAETVVASIVKYSSDLTITDDVNKIILDAEMLKGISTGDGKNLADHVALTIGSIGENIFIKRALCMNVNKDLQLVGCTHPTPVNSLPVSFGKYGALLAFKSSPTNKLLGIQLCQHIIGMNPCKIGQPDVDEPKPNADDESTLIYQEYLLDPNIIVQQALLAAQAQVIDFARFEVGEKVDSHDTDSEAQIEPQFIKKCG encoded by the exons TGAACTCAAGCCGGCTTTGTCGTTATTTAACAACTGGTTCATCATTGTGGCAATCATCGAGCAAAAGCTTATTGGAAAAACTACGTAAGAAAACAGGATATACATTTGTCAATTGTAAAAAAGCATTAGAATTACATGACAATGATCTTGGTAAG GCAGAATTATGGTTAAAGCAACAAGCTCAAGCTTTAGGATGGTCAAAGGCTGAAAAGCTTAAAGGTAGATCAACATCTCAAGGATTGGTAGCAGTGATGGTGAATAAAAATCATGGTGCATTGgttgaaataaattgtgaaaCAGATTTTGTAGCACGTAATAAAACATTTCATGGTCTCGCTGAAACAGTAGTTGCATCTATTGTTAAATATTCATCAGATTTAACAATCACTGATGatgttaacaaaataatattggaCGCCGAAATGCTTAAAGGTATATCTACAGgtgatggaaaaaatttagctgACCATGTGGCATTAACTATTGGAAGTATTggagaaaatatatttataaaacgtgCACTCTGTATGAATGTTAATAAAGATTTACAGTTGGTTGGGTGCACACATCCAACACCCGTAAATTCTTTGCCAGTTTCTTTTGGTAAATATGGTGCTTTATTGGCTTTTAAATCATCACCAACCAACAAATTACTGGGCATACAGCTTTGTCAACATATTATAG gAATGAATCCTTGTAAAATTGGACAGCCAGATGTCGATGAACCGAAACCAAATGCTGACGATGAATCAACACttatttatcaagaatatttattagatcCAAATATTATTGTACAACAAGCTTTGCTAGCTGCTCAAGCTCAAGTTATTGACTTTGCACGATTTGAAGTAGGTGAAAAAGTTGATTCACATGACACTGATTCTGAAGCTCAAATTGAACctcaattcattaaaaaatgtggttaa
- the LOC103575253 gene encoding elongation factor Ts, mitochondrial isoform X2, producing the protein MNSSRLCRYLTTGSSLWQSSSKSLLEKLRKKTGYTFVNCKKALELHDNDLGKAELWLKQQAQALGWSKAEKLKGRSTSQGLVAVMVNKNHGALVEINCETDFVARNKTFHGLAETVVASIVKYSSDLTITDDVNKIILDAEMLKGISTGDGKNLADHVALTIGSIGENIFIKRALCMNVNKDLQLVGCTHPTPVNSLPVSFGKYGALLAFKSSPTNKLLGIQLCQHIIGMNPCKIGQPDVDEPKPNADDESTLIYQEYLLDPNIIVQQALLAAQAQVIDFARFEVGEKVDSHDTDSEAQIEPQFIKKCG; encoded by the exons TGAACTCAAGCCGGCTTTGTCGTTATTTAACAACTGGTTCATCATTGTGGCAATCATCGAGCAAAAGCTTATTGGAAAAACTACGTAAGAAAACAGGATATACATTTGTCAATTGTAAAAAAGCATTAGAATTACATGACAATGATCTTGGTAAG GCAGAATTATGGTTAAAGCAACAAGCTCAAGCTTTAGGATGGTCAAAGGCTGAAAAGCTTAAAGGTAGATCAACATCTCAAGGATTGGTAGCAGTGATGGTGAATAAAAATCATGGTGCATTGgttgaaataaattgtgaaaCAGATTTTGTAGCACGTAATAAAACATTTCATGGTCTCGCTGAAACAGTAGTTGCATCTATTGTTAAATATTCATCAGATTTAACAATCACTGATGatgttaacaaaataatattggaCGCCGAAATGCTTAAAGGTATATCTACAGgtgatggaaaaaatttagctgACCATGTGGCATTAACTATTGGAAGTATTggagaaaatatatttataaaacgtgCACTCTGTATGAATGTTAATAAAGATTTACAGTTGGTTGGGTGCACACATCCAACACCCGTAAATTCTTTGCCAGTTTCTTTTGGTAAATATGGTGCTTTATTGGCTTTTAAATCATCACCAACCAACAAATTACTGGGCATACAGCTTTGTCAACATATTATAG gAATGAATCCTTGTAAAATTGGACAGCCAGATGTCGATGAACCGAAACCAAATGCTGACGATGAATCAACACttatttatcaagaatatttattagatcCAAATATTATTGTACAACAAGCTTTGCTAGCTGCTCAAGCTCAAGTTATTGACTTTGCACGATTTGAAGTAGGTGAAAAAGTTGATTCACATGACACTGATTCTGAAGCTCAAATTGAACctcaattcattaaaaaatgtggttaa